DNA sequence from the Rattus rattus isolate New Zealand chromosome 2, Rrattus_CSIRO_v1, whole genome shotgun sequence genome:
aaccccaacctttttattaattcatttttgcATTCAAATAGGTCAGCTACAGCATGGAAGACGTTTATGAGCAACTGTTATTTTGCTTCCTCATCTGTCCTACATTTGTTACCAAACATGTTTCTTGCTCAGTTTTACATGTCACTTCAAAATGAGACACCCTTGTCTAACCTTCATAGAAATGTAACTCCAGGATTCCCCGAGTCAATAGTTAACATGTGGACTAATGATTATAGATGCTTTTTTTCTGCTATGTGGCACACCACTTAGATTTATTGATAAGCAAGAATTAGAATATCATAACAGTCCAAGATGTTGCCTAATGTACTTCTCATGTACAtttaaagtttctatttttaaagaaaactgtttaAGATGTTCAGAAGAGAAAATGCCATTTAATGTACAATTTTGATGTTTGTAAGGTTTCTCTAAAACTCCCCATACTCAGGATTTGGTTTATGCTTATTTTTGTTAGTGCTTTTACAGTACTTGACATTATTTTGAGTCAGGTAAACTGGAGAAAACAATGATAATTGATATTGCTACTCGATACATTTAATCTGTCTAAAGTCAGTGTTCTCTAGATCTAGCTTAAACGTATGTTCTATATTGACCAGTAAGTCAATAGCTCTTCAATGGTAGAAGCTATATATTACCTGATGTTATTACCAATATTTCCTCTAGACAAggagctttgatttttttattctaccaaaaatattttttcaaatatgaatatTGTCTAGTTTATCTATGTTTCATATATGTACACCAACTACCTCAAATTTCAGTGAATATCAGGCATAAATACTGAGAAAACTATTCAGATAACATGAATGAGCACGTAAATACACAccttttctaatatatttttgaCCTTATCTTTGGTTTGTTATGCCTTGGGACCATTTCAGTACAAAAGTTATATCTGATAATATAGTTCAATATACTTATAATTTATCCTCTAAATTCCTACACACTCATTCAATAAATTACCCATACCTTGCTTCCATTAGAAATGTACTTGTATTCTGCTATTAGAAATAATATATCCCATGTATTTGAGCTTTATGTTCTGAACATAGAATTGATCTCAAGTTTCAAACATTGAAAAACCTTCAAGGTGAAAGGGAGCTATGTTCGTGTTAGTCACCCAAGTGTGTTGTTTTACGTAAAGCTATTGGTAAGAAGTGAGTCTGCATTGTTTTAGAGTAGAAACTGCTGAGAGGGTGGGGTTTAGTAGTGTGGGTAAACACTGAGGGTCACTATTTTGTGGCCAGTGAGGCAATGCACATGAGGTATCACGCAAGAAGAGTGCTATGACTaacaggttttgttttaattttattacagttttctgaggaaatccCTTTCCAGTGTTATGGCTGTTTCTAAACATAGCAATGCCAGCAGCTTCTTTTTTATATTGATGGATCTTCCAGGACTGGAAACTTCTCATTCCTGGACAGCAATTCCCATCTGCTtaatttacattctttctgtgttGGGGAACATAATAATAATGCATATTGTCAAGTCTGTGCCCAGCCTTCACACACCTATGTACCTCTTTCTTTCCATGCTGTCAATGGCTGACCTGGGCCTCTCAGCTTCTACACTGCCTTCAATGGTAGCTGTTTTTCTCCTGGGCCAAAGACTGATAGGAGCTGCAGCCTGTTTTATGCAACTCTTCTTTATTCACACATTTTCGGTCATTGAGTCAGCCGTTCTCTTGGCCATGGCTTTTGACCGCTGTGTGGCCATCAGAGAGCCTTTGCGCTATGCTACCATCCTCACAACAAGACGTATCGGGGCCATTGGACTGGCCGTGGTGGTCCGCAGTGCTGCTCTTCATCTGCCTTTGCCTGTGCTCTTAGGAAGGCTGGCATTCCAGCCTGTCAGTGCTCTGTCTCATTCGTACTGTGTTCATCCCGATGTCCTAAGGCTGTCCTGTTCCAGTACAGTCGTCAATAGTGGCTTTGGGCTCTTTGTCATGCTCTCTACATTGGGGATGGATTCTGTGCTAATTCTCCTCTCCTACGTGCTGATTTTGAAGACAGTCCTGAGCATTGCTTCTAACGCTGAACGATTAAAAGCCTTTAACACCTGCATTTCCCACATTTGTGCTGTTCTTCTATTTTATACCCCACTGGTGAGCCTGTCTATGATTCACCGCTTCGGAAGAAAGAAACTACCAGCTCAGGTGTACATGCTTCTatcttatcttcattttcttatgcCCCCAATGCTCAATCCAATCGTCTACAGTGTCAAAACCAAAGAGATTCGGGTTCGCATTCTAAAGATGCTCCGTCCCAAGAAACATTGAAATATCATTGGACAATTCCTCAG
Encoded proteins:
- the LOC116894036 gene encoding olfactory receptor 51G2-like → MAVSKHSNASSFFFILMDLPGLETSHSWTAIPICLIYILSVLGNIIIMHIVKSVPSLHTPMYLFLSMLSMADLGLSASTLPSMVAVFLLGQRLIGAAACFMQLFFIHTFSVIESAVLLAMAFDRCVAIREPLRYATILTTRRIGAIGLAVVVRSAALHLPLPVLLGRLAFQPVSALSHSYCVHPDVLRLSCSSTVVNSGFGLFVMLSTLGMDSVLILLSYVLILKTVLSIASNAERLKAFNTCISHICAVLLFYTPLVSLSMIHRFGRKKLPAQVYMLLSYLHFLMPPMLNPIVYSVKTKEIRVRILKMLRPKKH